A genome region from Streptomyces sp. NBC_00239 includes the following:
- the ltrA gene encoding group II intron reverse transcriptase/maturase, giving the protein MPEACLSTTAADATARVPEVNGPEGGKLAWHSIDWAECEENVRRLRQRIFKATQDGDLKRVRNLQKLMLRSRSNTLVSVKRVTQQSKGRRTAGIDGETVLTPAGRARLAAESHRSHPWKAQPVRRVYIPKANGKQRPLGIPVIRDRVLQARVKNALEPEWEARFEPKSYGFRPGRGCQDAIATIRSFSRGRLAKRLWALDADLEGAFDRISHDHLNAMIGQFPARDLIRAWLRAGVMEGGRWTPTEEGTPQGGVISPLLLNVALHGMEEAAGARRDTRRGREFCVVAGTPVLIRYADDFVALCHSKEETFRVKEDLMNWLAPRGLRFNEAKTKVVHLGEGFDFLGFSVKKHGDTLVIRPSREACNKLRKRLRTEMRALRGAPSKAVIAKFNPIVRGWTAYYRGVASHRVFCSMDFYMFTLLYKWAKRGHENRSGLWIKRHYFGRFNKARRDNWVFGHHPSGAYLQKFAWTRYARHNAVKGSSSPDDSTLTGYWRARRRIKAPPPMDKTSLYLAARQKGVCPLCRQALIDGAEYEPDNLREWIDWFAASRKVLNKHHLVYRRHGGTDERANLSLVHADCHRQHHANDGNRTVSIHPAEPSRLA; this is encoded by the coding sequence ATGCCGGAGGCGTGCTTGAGTACCACAGCGGCAGATGCGACTGCCCGTGTGCCCGAGGTGAACGGACCGGAGGGCGGGAAACTCGCGTGGCACAGCATCGACTGGGCCGAGTGCGAGGAGAACGTACGGCGGCTGAGGCAGCGGATCTTCAAGGCGACGCAGGACGGGGACCTCAAGCGGGTCCGCAACTTGCAAAAGCTCATGCTGAGAAGCCGCAGCAACACGCTGGTGAGCGTGAAGCGGGTGACCCAGCAGAGCAAGGGTCGCCGGACCGCAGGAATCGACGGGGAAACGGTCCTCACCCCTGCGGGGAGGGCCAGACTGGCGGCCGAGAGCCACCGGTCGCACCCGTGGAAGGCCCAGCCGGTCCGGCGCGTGTACATCCCCAAAGCGAACGGGAAGCAGCGCCCGCTCGGTATCCCGGTCATCCGTGACAGGGTGCTCCAGGCCCGCGTGAAGAACGCACTGGAACCCGAGTGGGAGGCGCGGTTCGAGCCGAAATCGTACGGTTTCAGGCCCGGACGCGGCTGCCAGGACGCGATCGCGACCATCCGCTCCTTCAGCAGGGGCAGGCTGGCCAAGCGCCTGTGGGCGCTGGACGCGGACCTGGAAGGCGCGTTCGACCGCATCAGTCACGACCACCTCAACGCCATGATCGGCCAGTTCCCCGCCAGGGACCTGATCCGGGCATGGCTGCGGGCCGGCGTGATGGAAGGCGGACGCTGGACGCCGACCGAGGAGGGCACTCCTCAGGGCGGTGTCATCAGCCCGCTGCTGCTGAACGTCGCACTGCACGGGATGGAAGAGGCCGCGGGAGCCAGGCGCGACACACGCAGAGGGCGTGAATTCTGCGTCGTCGCCGGAACTCCCGTGCTGATCCGGTATGCCGACGACTTCGTGGCCCTGTGCCACAGCAAGGAAGAGACGTTCCGGGTCAAAGAGGATTTGATGAACTGGCTTGCACCCAGAGGTCTTCGCTTCAACGAGGCGAAGACCAAGGTCGTCCACCTCGGTGAGGGGTTCGACTTCCTGGGGTTCTCCGTGAAGAAGCACGGTGACACGCTGGTCATCAGGCCGAGTAGAGAGGCGTGCAACAAGCTCCGAAAACGGCTCCGGACCGAAATGCGCGCCCTTCGGGGCGCTCCGTCCAAGGCCGTGATCGCCAAGTTCAACCCGATTGTGCGGGGTTGGACGGCGTACTACCGGGGTGTGGCGTCGCATCGGGTGTTCTGCTCGATGGACTTCTACATGTTCACGCTGCTCTACAAGTGGGCGAAACGTGGCCACGAGAACCGCTCGGGGCTGTGGATCAAGCGCCACTATTTCGGCCGGTTCAACAAGGCCAGGCGCGACAACTGGGTATTCGGCCACCACCCCAGTGGTGCCTACCTCCAGAAGTTCGCCTGGACCCGTTACGCCCGCCATAACGCGGTCAAAGGGTCGTCGTCTCCGGACGATTCGACCCTGACCGGCTACTGGCGGGCGCGTCGCCGCATCAAAGCGCCGCCGCCGATGGACAAGACCAGCTTGTACCTGGCGGCGCGACAGAAGGGCGTGTGTCCCCTCTGTCGTCAGGCGTTGATCGACGGAGCCGAATACGAGCCGGACAATCTGCGCGAGTGGATCGACTGGTTCGCGGCGTCGAGGAAGGTGCTCAACAAGCACCACCTCGTTTACCGGAGGCACGGCGGGACGGATGAACGAGCCAACCTCAGCCTCGTGCACGCCGATTGTCACCGTCAGCATCATGCAAACGACGGAAATCGGACCGTAAGTATCCACCCTGCGGAGCCCTCGCGGCTTGCTTGA
- a CDS encoding GNAT family N-acetyltransferase produces MTALDIRHYDHHQAAEVRQLLLDVYAEVYAEAAKTDPFATVERFAKGLDGWSRRDGWTCVVGYDQDQPVGYAYGAPLPAGAPWWGGLLTEVPADVVEETGTRTYALSELMVRVPWRKTGTARQLHDALLAARPEERATLLVDQEHPKVHALYESWGWQTLGDLRPRIPDAPLFHAMLLDLPQR; encoded by the coding sequence GTGACCGCGCTCGACATACGGCACTACGACCACCACCAGGCCGCCGAGGTGCGCCAGCTGCTGCTCGACGTCTACGCCGAGGTGTACGCCGAGGCCGCGAAGACCGACCCGTTCGCCACCGTCGAGCGGTTCGCCAAAGGACTGGACGGCTGGAGCCGCCGGGACGGCTGGACGTGCGTGGTCGGCTACGACCAGGACCAGCCCGTCGGCTACGCCTACGGCGCCCCGCTCCCGGCCGGCGCACCGTGGTGGGGCGGACTACTCACCGAGGTGCCCGCCGACGTCGTCGAGGAGACCGGCACCCGCACCTACGCGCTCAGCGAGCTGATGGTGCGCGTCCCGTGGCGCAAGACCGGCACCGCCCGCCAGCTGCACGACGCCCTGCTCGCCGCCCGGCCCGAGGAGCGCGCCACGCTCCTGGTCGACCAGGAGCACCCCAAGGTCCACGCCCTGTACGAGTCGTGGGGCTGGCAGACGCTGGGAGACCTGCGCCCCCGCATCCCCGACGCGCCCTTGTTCCACGCCATGCTGCTCGACCTCCCGCAGCGCTGA
- a CDS encoding twin-arginine translocation signal domain-containing protein: MDRQRNAILEALLDEYDFKHQGLADEVNRVAEDIFGRPGDCSDRHVRRWISGEVRWPWTKYLLPLERIFDRPAQALGFVPRGKASANLPRPPRPAQQEEEPVHRRRFITASAATTVAAVLGIDQTPTSGRLSMSDVDRVHERIGRMDAHFFSIGGGPLISVSTGYIARLREALDGCTYGDRVERALHGAISSLYASAGWACHDSGDGEQATLLHTASLQSALLAADPSATARAWSNLAMQARLEGRHREAVQITRAALDNRRARQDPHIATLLHARLAIGQARVTDRTGAVRSLLAAEKAYDRVDPGQPAPTWLSFLNPAELSGLAAITHQALGHYDRAEAATVQALDLLPQRMRRNRAYYSVQLAELQLAQGEREQAAATVSGIDASSLDSRRITDRLATVRRTLTA, encoded by the coding sequence ATGGACAGACAGCGCAACGCGATCCTCGAAGCGCTGCTCGACGAGTACGACTTCAAGCACCAGGGCCTCGCCGACGAGGTGAACCGGGTGGCCGAGGACATCTTCGGCAGACCCGGCGACTGCAGCGACCGGCATGTCCGGCGGTGGATCTCAGGGGAAGTCCGCTGGCCGTGGACCAAGTACCTTCTGCCACTGGAACGGATCTTCGATCGTCCGGCCCAGGCGCTGGGGTTCGTGCCGCGTGGCAAGGCCAGCGCCAACCTTCCCCGTCCGCCGCGGCCGGCACAGCAGGAGGAGGAGCCAGTGCACCGCCGCCGGTTCATCACCGCGTCCGCCGCCACCACCGTCGCCGCCGTGCTGGGCATCGACCAGACCCCCACCAGCGGGCGCCTGTCGATGAGCGACGTCGACCGCGTCCACGAGCGCATCGGCCGCATGGACGCCCACTTCTTCTCCATCGGCGGGGGCCCGCTGATCTCCGTCTCCACCGGCTACATCGCCCGGCTGCGCGAGGCCCTCGACGGCTGCACCTACGGCGACCGCGTCGAGCGCGCCCTGCACGGCGCGATCAGCAGCCTGTACGCGTCCGCCGGTTGGGCCTGCCACGACAGCGGCGACGGCGAGCAGGCCACCCTGCTCCACACCGCCTCCCTGCAGAGCGCCCTGCTCGCCGCCGACCCCTCCGCCACCGCCCGCGCGTGGTCCAACCTCGCCATGCAGGCCCGGCTGGAGGGACGCCACCGCGAGGCCGTCCAGATCACCCGCGCCGCCCTCGACAACCGCCGCGCCCGCCAGGACCCGCACATCGCCACCCTGCTGCACGCCCGCCTCGCCATCGGCCAGGCCCGCGTCACCGACCGCACCGGGGCCGTCCGCTCCCTGCTCGCCGCCGAGAAGGCGTACGACCGCGTCGACCCGGGCCAGCCGGCGCCGACATGGCTGTCGTTCCTCAACCCGGCCGAACTGTCCGGGCTGGCCGCCATCACCCACCAGGCGCTGGGCCACTACGACCGCGCCGAGGCCGCCACCGTCCAGGCCCTCGACCTGCTCCCGCAGCGGATGCGCCGCAACCGCGCGTACTACTCCGTGCAGCTGGCCGAGCTGCAGCTGGCCCAGGGCGAGCGCGAGCAGGCCGCGGCCACCGTCTCCGGCATCGACGCGTCCTCCCTCGACAGCCGCCGCATCACCGACCGGCTGGCCACCGTCCGCCGGACCCTCACCGCCTAG
- a CDS encoding restriction endonuclease: protein MSGHQVLHDPDGVLDAELPLDREPHQLLVRAVLAVTDPAGLAPADCEQIALQLTGHARIVARDVEQLAGQLPERDGRRLFAEDVLRSARERLALPLEPDLRCLQGRARIVRDLYARLDRLNTPRPVPD from the coding sequence GTGAGCGGGCACCAGGTGCTGCACGATCCCGACGGCGTCCTGGACGCCGAACTGCCCCTGGACCGGGAGCCGCACCAGCTCCTCGTGCGGGCCGTGCTCGCGGTGACCGACCCGGCCGGGCTCGCGCCGGCGGACTGCGAGCAGATCGCGCTGCAACTGACCGGGCACGCCCGGATCGTCGCGCGCGACGTCGAGCAGCTGGCCGGTCAGCTCCCGGAGCGCGACGGGCGGCGCCTGTTCGCGGAGGACGTCCTGCGGTCGGCACGGGAACGGCTGGCCCTGCCGCTGGAGCCGGACCTGCGGTGCCTGCAGGGCCGGGCCCGCATCGTGCGCGACCTGTACGCCCGGCTCGACCGGCTGAACACCCCTCGGCCCGTCCCCGACTGA
- a CDS encoding NUDIX hydrolase: protein MTDSTEETRYTADVVAVTPDRQVLLIERDWPPYEGQWALPGGHCDPTDASSREAAARELVEETGVRVDPGQLHEVGRWDQPGRDPRGRYVTDVYLAEVPAGTAIVAGDDARSARWWPLDSLPEPLAFDHADILAKATAGR from the coding sequence GTGACCGACTCCACCGAGGAGACCCGCTACACCGCCGACGTCGTTGCCGTGACGCCGGACCGGCAGGTCCTGCTGATCGAGCGGGACTGGCCGCCGTACGAGGGCCAGTGGGCCCTGCCCGGAGGCCATTGCGACCCGACGGACGCCAGCAGCCGTGAGGCCGCCGCGCGTGAGCTGGTCGAGGAGACCGGCGTCCGGGTCGACCCCGGGCAGCTGCACGAGGTCGGCCGGTGGGACCAGCCCGGCCGCGACCCTCGCGGACGGTACGTCACCGACGTGTACCTCGCCGAGGTGCCCGCCGGAACCGCCATCGTCGCCGGGGACGACGCCCGCAGCGCCCGCTGGTGGCCGCTCGACAGCCTGCCCGAGCCGTTGGCGTTCGACCACGCCGACATCCTCGCCAAGGCCACCGCCGGCCGCTGA
- a CDS encoding RapZ C-terminal domain-containing protein: MTYETDLAAAKRARRAWTCSCGADNPPTYDACHDCQRPSWTCANCGTVNATVWSHCQECDGAIPAEILGDREEGFEMTWEEHTALQVGPRRVGGRYDHGDSGSEYEVLAIDRGPRESWPSWQITVRGADGQVREHCTGWDSRRDRIVAQAPADVTVVSIGRLHDEDQDQGEWADVLQRATIALDLREHFRDPHAISADLRHLTAHDQVVRDTVMDTPGVREVLAATALQVQGYLAGPKTAPITVVTQCAGGRHRAATTAMALRAVVAGDVEQAATYGLTDAAKAFTTRGLSVDLVHRDLDKDVVDR; the protein is encoded by the coding sequence ATGACGTACGAGACCGACCTAGCCGCCGCCAAACGGGCACGACGTGCCTGGACGTGCAGTTGCGGGGCCGACAACCCGCCGACGTACGACGCGTGCCACGACTGCCAGCGTCCGTCCTGGACGTGCGCCAACTGCGGCACGGTCAACGCCACGGTGTGGAGCCACTGCCAGGAGTGCGACGGCGCGATCCCGGCCGAGATCCTCGGAGACCGCGAGGAGGGCTTCGAGATGACCTGGGAGGAGCACACCGCCCTGCAGGTGGGCCCGCGCCGGGTCGGAGGCCGCTACGACCACGGCGACTCCGGCAGCGAGTACGAGGTCCTCGCCATCGACCGCGGCCCCCGCGAGAGCTGGCCGTCGTGGCAGATCACCGTGCGCGGCGCCGACGGGCAGGTCCGCGAGCACTGCACCGGATGGGACTCCCGCCGGGACCGGATCGTCGCCCAGGCGCCGGCCGACGTCACCGTGGTGTCCATCGGCCGCCTGCACGACGAGGACCAGGACCAGGGCGAGTGGGCCGACGTCCTGCAGCGCGCCACCATCGCGCTCGACCTGCGCGAGCACTTCCGGGACCCGCACGCCATCAGCGCCGACCTGCGCCACCTCACCGCCCACGACCAGGTCGTGCGCGACACGGTCATGGACACCCCGGGCGTGCGCGAGGTCCTCGCCGCGACCGCGCTGCAGGTCCAGGGCTACCTCGCCGGACCGAAGACCGCGCCCATCACCGTGGTGACGCAGTGCGCCGGCGGACGTCATCGGGCAGCTACAACGGCCATGGCCCTGCGCGCCGTGGTCGCCGGGGACGTCGAGCAGGCCGCCACGTACGGACTGACCGACGCCGCCAAGGCGTTCACCACCCGGGGCTTGAGCGTGGACCTGGTCCACCGCGACCTCGACAAGGACGTCGTCGACCGCTGA
- a CDS encoding tyrosine-type recombinase/integrase — protein sequence MAEVTQTGEEIAHEVEVLRPAAGALSTGTRDPRDLWPEHARRLYDHLVALYGEADPLPTLAAAWIGHQRSVNTQKSYARGFRVFEEFAREHGAHPMAVKFPLADTFRLYLEVTPTWVRVKGGRRGEMVRTGEPYSEASRANALSAASSFFTYLDKVSDDGVKNPFDAVQRPYLDPDYSPTPGYTEKEWATLVVTARDHHRVAAYRKRAYALLLMLYTCCLRIDSLLAARVEDLGYDKGHRVLLLEKMKGGGRKKKPIPPVTWDALQDYLGGRETGWLFCTASGGQLDEPAVWRLLQALAKRAGLPLRGPHGVKGDAVTHALAKKDARPDKVQSWADHKDSRTTQRYNRRKELLDDSPGYGIGADLAGALSES from the coding sequence ATGGCAGAGGTCACCCAAACGGGCGAAGAGATCGCACACGAAGTCGAGGTCCTGCGCCCGGCGGCTGGCGCGCTGTCGACCGGCACCCGGGACCCGCGCGACCTGTGGCCGGAGCACGCCCGGCGGCTGTACGACCACCTGGTCGCGCTGTACGGCGAGGCCGACCCGCTGCCCACCCTCGCCGCGGCCTGGATCGGTCACCAGCGCTCGGTGAACACGCAGAAGTCGTACGCCCGGGGCTTCCGGGTGTTCGAGGAGTTCGCCCGGGAGCACGGCGCGCACCCGATGGCGGTCAAGTTCCCGCTGGCCGACACCTTCCGGCTCTACCTGGAGGTGACGCCCACCTGGGTACGGGTCAAGGGCGGCCGGCGCGGCGAGATGGTCCGCACCGGGGAGCCGTACAGCGAGGCGTCCCGGGCGAACGCCCTGTCGGCGGCCAGCTCGTTCTTCACCTACCTGGACAAGGTCAGCGACGACGGGGTGAAGAACCCGTTCGACGCGGTACAGCGCCCGTACCTCGATCCGGACTACTCGCCCACCCCCGGCTACACAGAGAAGGAGTGGGCCACCCTGGTGGTCACCGCCCGGGACCACCACCGGGTCGCCGCGTACCGCAAGCGCGCGTACGCCCTGCTGCTCATGCTCTACACCTGCTGCCTGCGCATCGACTCCCTGCTCGCGGCCCGGGTCGAGGACCTCGGCTACGACAAGGGGCACCGGGTGCTGCTCCTGGAGAAGATGAAGGGCGGCGGCCGGAAGAAGAAGCCGATCCCGCCGGTCACCTGGGACGCGCTGCAGGACTACCTCGGCGGCCGGGAGACGGGGTGGCTGTTCTGCACGGCCAGCGGCGGCCAGCTCGACGAACCCGCCGTGTGGCGGCTCCTGCAGGCGCTCGCCAAGCGCGCAGGTCTCCCGCTGCGCGGCCCGCACGGCGTCAAGGGCGACGCTGTGACCCACGCCCTGGCCAAGAAGGACGCCCGCCCGGACAAGGTGCAGAGCTGGGCCGACCACAAGGACTCCCGCACCACGCAGCGCTACAACCGGCGCAAGGAACTCCTCGACGACAGCCCCGGCTACGGCATCGGTGCCGACCTCGCCGGAGCCCTCAGCGAGAGCTGA
- a CDS encoding 3'-5' exonuclease — MSTTTATEAEIPASRTEADPSRVAKGKPLDHIAGVPVYSWGQAPPYLRTKTQLAADRLNTTEDQEKAPLAYIRTRDYGDVPLHDPAAAVKMKPLPSSTKAKMAARRTCPECGKVRKVILRGPCSACRERAEKERLRLLARTCAGCSTVRERPYPKGHRRCQTCRQEQLQAKRERVEAWLVEVTVCVGDGCTTRLGSKMRARAWLKERAWLLNPERTGVPDSSWWPDWSRRCPPCATAYEQEQERQRAEYQERYERQERERAERERQAAAARVRWAAEALVDPDVVVLDTETTGLDDDARIVELAVLSSAGDVLLDTLVDPGVPIPAGASDIHGITDSDVAGAPRFSELVARLADLLKGKRVLIYNKWYDVGVLRHELTLDYLDRAAQDAAGEVVSVGVEPGGLREQAVAAASRQAAAWLEALDVEDVMIPYSDWVGDWSEYHGNNRWQPLQGGHRAAGDCRAVLDCLRVMGRSYEKLAAVGGGLDEGEAA, encoded by the coding sequence GTGAGCACCACCACGGCGACGGAGGCGGAGATCCCGGCCAGCCGGACGGAGGCGGACCCGTCCCGGGTCGCCAAGGGCAAGCCCCTGGACCACATCGCCGGCGTCCCCGTCTACAGCTGGGGGCAGGCGCCGCCGTACCTGCGGACCAAGACCCAACTCGCGGCGGACCGGCTGAACACGACGGAGGATCAGGAGAAGGCTCCGCTGGCGTACATCCGCACCCGCGACTACGGCGACGTGCCGCTCCACGACCCGGCGGCGGCGGTGAAGATGAAGCCGCTGCCCTCGTCGACCAAGGCCAAGATGGCGGCCCGGCGCACCTGTCCGGAGTGCGGCAAGGTCCGCAAGGTGATCCTGCGCGGGCCGTGCTCGGCGTGCCGGGAGCGGGCGGAGAAGGAGCGGCTGCGGCTGCTGGCGCGGACGTGCGCGGGCTGCAGCACGGTCCGGGAGCGCCCCTACCCCAAGGGGCACCGCCGTTGCCAGACCTGCCGACAGGAGCAGCTGCAGGCGAAGCGGGAGCGGGTCGAGGCGTGGCTGGTCGAGGTGACCGTGTGCGTCGGCGACGGCTGCACCACGCGGCTGGGCTCCAAGATGCGGGCGCGGGCCTGGCTCAAGGAACGGGCCTGGCTGCTCAACCCGGAGCGCACGGGCGTGCCGGATTCGTCGTGGTGGCCGGACTGGTCGCGGCGGTGTCCGCCGTGCGCCACGGCGTACGAGCAGGAGCAGGAACGCCAGCGTGCCGAGTATCAGGAGCGGTACGAACGGCAGGAGCGGGAGCGGGCGGAACGGGAGCGGCAGGCGGCTGCGGCTCGGGTGCGGTGGGCGGCGGAGGCGCTCGTCGACCCGGACGTGGTGGTCCTCGACACGGAGACGACCGGCCTGGACGACGACGCTCGGATCGTCGAGCTGGCCGTGCTGTCCTCGGCGGGGGACGTCCTGCTCGACACTCTGGTCGACCCGGGCGTGCCGATCCCGGCCGGGGCGTCGGACATTCACGGGATCACGGACTCCGACGTCGCGGGGGCGCCCCGGTTCTCGGAGCTGGTCGCGCGGCTCGCTGACCTGCTCAAGGGCAAGCGGGTGCTGATCTACAACAAGTGGTACGACGTCGGCGTGCTGCGGCACGAACTGACGCTGGACTACCTCGACCGTGCGGCGCAGGACGCTGCCGGGGAGGTCGTGAGCGTCGGCGTCGAGCCTGGTGGGCTGCGGGAGCAGGCGGTCGCCGCGGCGAGCAGGCAGGCGGCGGCCTGGTTGGAGGCGCTGGACGTCGAGGACGTGATGATCCCGTACAGCGACTGGGTCGGGGACTGGAGCGAGTACCACGGGAACAACCGCTGGCAGCCCCTGCAGGGCGGGCACCGGGCCGCGGGGGACTGCCGTGCGGTCCTGGACTGCCTCCGGGTCATGGGGCGCAGCTACGAGAAGCTGGCGGCCGTCGGCGGCGGCCTGGACGAAGGGGAGGCGGCCTGA
- a CDS encoding DnaB-like helicase N-terminal domain-containing protein: protein MKKLTLKAEEALLGAMLHRPEALPSMRWIPPGTFSRPDYAALWQTLHSIDFSKVAPNDIPAAVTAAVAKIEEPGIRQTLTPSRLSVLANASVCPNPKTAPLYGGMVLEAAIHRAVEHAGETLRDTARQAEVDQALKALQQADRTGQRLAQLDAAWKTAPETVRNLLDTTPEQEVTPVPRTERARVDIQAEGETVASLLYEPRQLREVTGWLEDRDFSHPQLAAVYQAMRTLDERHAPIDPLTVAWEAQRHPGPQPSDQVLAELQEAGMGGTAAYTAEQVLHTAALDRLDAAGHDLRNYARHPALPVSALVDHAGQALEPVQADQQRIQHAEREPELASDKEPAPPAPAHTPDAPTHQHEMEM from the coding sequence GTGAAGAAGCTGACGCTCAAGGCTGAGGAGGCACTGCTCGGGGCGATGCTGCACCGCCCCGAGGCGCTGCCCTCGATGCGCTGGATACCGCCGGGAACCTTCTCCCGTCCGGACTACGCCGCCCTGTGGCAGACGCTGCACTCGATCGACTTCTCCAAGGTCGCCCCGAACGACATCCCGGCCGCCGTCACCGCCGCCGTGGCGAAGATCGAGGAGCCGGGCATCCGGCAGACCCTCACCCCCTCCCGCCTGTCCGTCCTCGCCAACGCGAGCGTCTGCCCGAACCCCAAGACCGCCCCGCTGTACGGCGGGATGGTGCTGGAAGCCGCGATCCACCGGGCCGTCGAGCACGCCGGCGAGACGCTGCGGGACACCGCCCGGCAAGCCGAGGTCGACCAGGCGCTCAAGGCACTGCAGCAGGCCGACCGGACCGGGCAGCGCCTCGCCCAGCTGGACGCCGCCTGGAAGACCGCACCGGAGACCGTGCGCAACCTGCTCGACACCACCCCCGAGCAGGAGGTCACCCCGGTGCCCCGCACCGAGCGCGCCCGGGTCGACATCCAGGCCGAGGGCGAGACCGTCGCCTCCCTGCTCTACGAGCCCCGCCAGCTGCGCGAGGTCACCGGCTGGCTGGAGGACCGGGACTTCTCCCACCCGCAGCTGGCCGCCGTCTACCAGGCGATGCGCACGCTCGACGAGCGCCACGCCCCCATCGACCCGCTGACCGTCGCATGGGAGGCCCAGCGCCACCCCGGGCCGCAGCCCAGCGACCAGGTCCTCGCCGAGCTGCAGGAGGCAGGGATGGGCGGCACCGCCGCCTACACCGCCGAGCAGGTCCTGCACACCGCCGCCCTCGACCGCCTCGACGCAGCCGGTCACGACCTGCGCAACTACGCCCGCCACCCGGCCCTGCCGGTCTCCGCCCTGGTCGACCACGCCGGGCAGGCCCTGGAGCCGGTCCAGGCCGACCAGCAGCGCATCCAGCACGCCGAGCGCGAGCCGGAGCTGGCCAGCGACAAGGAGCCCGCCCCACCGGCTCCCGCCCACACCCCCGACGCCCCCACCCACCAGCACGAGATGGAGATGTGA
- a CDS encoding DUF1643 domain-containing protein, with the protein MTLPEQIQAWATDQGLTHQQGDAGTAVFSPDLVHRYALTRTWAPGPHRVYVLLNPSMATADQDDPTVRRLVGFAQRDRCGGLVLANLFAVRSTDPSILTTGLLDTVGAHNDELLRLLAEAAHDLTVGWGAWGRLPRAATVEKALTAHGARLWALGTTKAGHPRHPLYLPAVAPLHPYEPGGVAR; encoded by the coding sequence GTGACGCTCCCCGAGCAGATCCAGGCATGGGCCACCGACCAGGGCCTGACCCATCAGCAGGGCGACGCCGGCACCGCCGTGTTCAGCCCCGACCTGGTCCACCGCTACGCGCTGACCCGTACCTGGGCACCCGGCCCGCACCGCGTCTACGTCCTGCTCAACCCGTCGATGGCCACCGCCGACCAGGACGACCCCACGGTCCGGCGACTGGTCGGCTTCGCCCAGCGCGACCGTTGCGGCGGGCTGGTGCTGGCCAACCTGTTCGCCGTCCGGTCCACCGACCCGAGCATCCTCACCACCGGGCTGCTCGACACCGTCGGCGCCCACAACGACGAGCTGCTGCGATTGCTCGCCGAGGCCGCCCACGACCTCACCGTCGGCTGGGGAGCGTGGGGCAGGCTCCCGCGCGCCGCCACCGTCGAGAAGGCCCTCACCGCCCACGGCGCCCGGCTGTGGGCCCTGGGCACCACCAAGGCCGGGCACCCGCGCCACCCGCTGTACCTCCCGGCGGTCGCGCCCCTGCACCCGTACGAGCCGGGCGGGGTGGCCCGGTGA
- a CDS encoding DUF4326 domain-containing protein yields MSAAKRFDPEMNGGLQLGLDLFEEEHQEQAAATGPITVVCLKGRRDDPEIKDVVYVGRPMYQGGWHLAGHLLANPFKVGKHGTAEDVVAKYRVWLDQHRDLVARELPRLKGQRLGCWCPEGEPCHARVLAELADAAEVTP; encoded by the coding sequence ATGAGCGCCGCCAAGCGGTTCGACCCCGAGATGAACGGCGGGCTGCAGCTGGGCCTCGACCTCTTCGAGGAGGAGCACCAGGAGCAGGCCGCCGCCACCGGGCCCATCACCGTCGTGTGCCTCAAGGGCCGCCGCGACGACCCCGAGATCAAGGACGTCGTCTACGTCGGCCGCCCGATGTACCAGGGCGGATGGCACCTCGCCGGTCACCTGCTCGCCAACCCCTTCAAGGTGGGCAAGCACGGCACCGCCGAGGACGTCGTCGCCAAGTACCGCGTATGGCTCGACCAGCACCGCGACCTGGTCGCCCGCGAGCTCCCCCGGCTCAAGGGCCAGCGGCTGGGCTGCTGGTGCCCCGAGGGCGAGCCGTGCCACGCGCGCGTGCTCGCCGAGCTGGCGGACGCGGCGGAGGTGACGCCGTGA